From the Anaeromyxobacter dehalogenans 2CP-1 genome, the window GTCGAGCTCTCGCGGGCGAACCGCGTGATGGTGGGCCGGCTCGCCGAGGCGTTCATGCGCGCGGGCGTGACCATCGAGGACCCGGCCCGCTTCGACTGCGACGAGGGCGTGGAGATCGGCGCGGACGCGGTGATCGAGCCGAACGTGCGGCTGCGCGGTCGCACCCGCGTCGGCGCGCGCACGCGGGTGGGCGTCGGCGCGGTCATCACCGACGGCGTCCTCGCCGACGGCGTGACGGTGAACCCGTACACCGTGATCTCGGAGGCGCAGGTCGCCGAGGGCGCCATCCTGGGCCCGTTCTCGCGCCTCCGCCCGGGCGCCGACATCGGCCCCGAGGCGCACGTGGGCAACTTCGTCGAGGTGAAGAAGAGCCGGCTCGGGAAGGGTGCGAAGGCGAACCACCTCGCCTACCTCGGCGACGCGGAGATCGGCGCGGGCGCGAACATCGGCGCCGGCACGATCACCTGCAACTACGACGGGGAGCGCAAGAACCCGACGCGGATCGGCGAGGGGGCGTTCATCGGCTCCGACTCCATCCTGGTCGCGCCCATCGAGATCGGCGCCGGCGCCTACGTCGCGGCAGGCTCCACGCTCACCGACCCGGTGCCGGCAGGCGCCCTGGCGCTCGGCCGGGCACGCCAGGTGACGAAGGAGGGGTGGGTGGCCCAGCGGCAGGCGGAGAAGCAGATGAAGGGGACGGCCACCGGCCCGGCGTCCGCCCGCAAGGGCCGCCCGGCCGCCCGGCGGGCGAGTTAGCAGCGCGCGCGCCCCGCGTGGTATTGAGGCGACCCTATGTGCGGAATCGTTGGTTACGTCGGCCCCCGGCAGTGCGTGGATCTCATCGTGGGTGGTCTCCGGAAGCTCGAGTACCGTGGGTACGACTCGGCGGGCGTGGCGGTGGTCGGGCCGAACGGCCTGGCGGTGAAGCGGGCGAAGGGCAAGCTGCAGAACCTGGTGGCGCTGCTCGCCGACGCGCCGCTCGCCGGCACGACCGGCATCGGCCACACCCGCTGGGCGACCCACGGCAAGCCCTCGGACGAGAACGCGCACCCGCACTGCTACGGCGGGGTCGCGGTGGTCCACAACGGGATCATCGAGAACCACCTCGAGCTGAAGGCGGCGCTGGCCGCGCGCGGCCACAAGTTCTCGTCGGAGACCGACACCGAGATCTTCGCGCACCTCATCGCGGACGCGCTCGCCGCCGGCGCGCGCGACCTGCGCGCTGCCGTGGGCCAGGCGCTCGCGCAGGTGAAGGGCACGTACGCCATCGCGGTGGTCTCGCAGCAGCGGCCGGAGGAGATCGTCGCCGCCAAGAACGCCTCGCCGCTGGTGGTGGGCTACGGCAAGGGCGAGAGCTTCCTCGCCTCCGACGTGCCCGCCATCCTCGAGCACACGCGCGAGGTGGTCTACCTGGAGGAGGGCGAGCTGGCGGTGCTCACCCCCGCCGGCATCGCGCTGTACGGGCGCGACGGCGAGCCGCTCGCGCGCAAGCCGCGCAAGATCGAGTGGAGCGCGGTGGCCGCCGAGAAGGACGGCCACAAGCACTTCATGCACAAGGAGATCTTCGAGCAGCCGCGGGCGGTGGCAGACACCATCCGCGGGCGCGCCTCGCTGGAGCAGGGCGACGTGGCGCTCGACGGCATGGAGCTGCCCGCGGACTACGCCCGCTCGCTCGAGCGGATCGTGATCGTCGCCTGCGGCACCTCCTGGCACGCCGGCCTGTCCGGGCGCCAGATGATCGAGTCGCTGGCGCGCGTGCCGGTCGAGGTCGAGCTGGCGAGCGAGTTCCGCAACCGCGATCCGCTGGTCGACGAGCGGGTGCTGTGCCTCGCCATCTCGCAGTCGGGCGAGACCGCCGACACGCTCGCCGCGGTGAAGATCGCCCGCGCCCGCGGCGCCCGCGCCTACGCCATCTGCAACGTGGTGGGCTCGGCCATCAGCCGCGAGTGCGACGGCGGCACGCTGTTCACCCGCGCCGGCCCGGAGATCGGCGTCGCCTCGACGAAGGCGTTCACCACCCAGCTCGCCGCGCTGTTCCTCATGGCGGTCCGGCTCGGCCGGCTGCGCGGCACGCTGTCGCCGGAGCGCGCCCGCGAGCTGCTCGAGGACCTGCGTCGCGTGCCCTCCTGGATGGAGCAGATGATCCGCCAGGAGGCGCAGCTCATGCCCATCGCCAAGCGCTGCGCCGCCGCGCGCGACGTGCTCTTCCTCGGCCGCGGCAGCGAGTACCCGGTGGCGCTGGAGGGCGCGCTCAAGCTGAAGGAGATCTCGTACATCCACGCCGAGGGTTACGCCGCCGGCGAGATGAAGCACGGCCCCATCGCGCTCATCGACGAGGAGCTGCCGGTGGTGGTGCTGGCGACGCGCGAGCCGGCGTACGAGAAGACGCTCGGCAACATGGAGGAGGTGCGCGCCCGCGGCGGCCAGGTGTTCGCCGTCGTGACCGAGGGCGACACGCACGCCGCCAGCCTGGCCGAGGTGGCGATCACCGTCCCGCCCGCGCCGCCGGTGCTCGTGCCGCTCCTGTCGATCATCCCGCTCCAGTTCCTCGCCTACCACGTGGCCGACCTGAAGGGCACCGACGTGGACCAGCCGCGGAACCTCGCGAAGAGCGTGACGGTCGAGTAGCGCGCGGGCCCGCGCCCGCGCCGGACCTCGCGCGCGGCGCGCGGGTGCGGTAGACCTCGGCCGTGGTCACCCGCCGCCTGTTCGTGGCCCTCGAGCCCGCCGACGCCGTGCGACGCCGCATCGGCGCCGCGTCGGACGCGCTCCGCGCGGCGGCCGGGCGCGCGGCCGGCGACGTCCGCTGGGTGGCGCCCGACGGCGTGCACCTGACCTTGCAGTTCCTGGGGGCGGTGCCCGAGGAGCGGGTGGAGGCGGTGCGCGCCGCGGTCGAGGCGGCCGCCGCCGGCGCCCGGCCCATGGCGCTCGAGGTGAGCGGCGCGGGCGGCTTCCCCAACGCGCGCCGCCCGCGGGTGGTCTGGCTCGGGCTCGGCGGCGACGTGGCCGCGCTGTCGGCGCTGGTGGCCGACCTCGGCGCCCGGCTCGCGCCGCTCGGCTTCGCGCCCGAGTCGCGCCCGTTCTCGCCGCACCTCACGCTGGGCCGCGCGCGGGATCCGCGCGGCGCCCCGGGGCTCGGCGGCGCGCTCGCCGCGCAGGCGCACGCCGACGGCTTCGGCTGGCGCGCGACCGAGCTGGTGCTGTTCGAATCGCACCTCTCGCCGAGGGGCGCCCGCTACGAGGCCGTGCTGCGCGCCCCGCTCGGCGGCGGGTAGTCGCTCCCGCGACTCCGCGCGGCCGCGCTGCGCTCGGGATGAGCGGGAGGGAGCCGGGCCGCCGCCCTACCCCGTCCGGCGCCGCGTCAGCTCCTTCAGCTGCCCGCCGACCACCGCCAGGAAGCGGCCGAAGAAGTCCTCGAACCGGCCGATCTCGTCGGGCGGCCCTGGGGGCGGCGCGGTCACGTCGTGGTCGCCGCCCGCGAGCCGCGCGGAGAGGTCCTCCATGGTGGAGATCATGCGACCCAGCCGGCCGAAGACCAGCCGCTGCAGCAGCAGCACCAGCACGCCCGCGAGCAGCAGCGCCATGGCGCAGATCACCGCGAACACCCGCGTGCGGGCGCGCATGAACGTGGCGTGCACGTCGGTGATGTCGTGGAGCACGAACAGCGCGCCCACCCGGCGCCCCGCCGCGTCGCGCACCGGCACCAGGCCGCGCGCGAACGTGCGCCCGCCGCGCTCCAGCTCGTCCACCAGCTGGCCCTCGTCCGGTACCTCGGCGAGGTCGCCCTGGAACGCGGTGAGCGCCGGGTCGTCGGCGGTCGCGTCCACCACCACCGTGGCGGGCTGGTCGTCCCAGGGATCGCGCCGGCCCTCGCGCGTGGCGGCCCAGGCGGCGCGGTCGAGGAACTTCTTCTCCACGACCAGCGCATAGGCATCGCCGGTCTGCGCGCTCATGCGGCCGAGGAAGTGGTCCACCTCCTCGCCCAGCTCCACGTAGCCGAGCGCCGCGCCCGCGTGCGCCAGCGGCCGGACCACGCGCAGGGCGAACGCGGTCTGGCCGAGCTCCATCCCCGCCCCGCGCGCGCCCGACTCGACCGCCTGCGCGAGCGTGGCGCGCCCCACCATGTCGCCGTGCTGCTCGGGCTTGTGGACGCGCAGGAAGCAGGTCCGCGCCGGGTCGACGAAGTACCAGTGGGTGATGTCGTGCTGCGCGCGCAGCCCGGCGAACAC encodes:
- the glmU gene encoding bifunctional UDP-N-acetylglucosamine diphosphorylase/glucosamine-1-phosphate N-acetyltransferase GlmU, with the protein product MPRTRTPLAAIVLAAGKGTRMKSNKAKVLHEVAGRPLAYYPVKRALELGASPVVVVVGHQAEAVEAALSAALPEAPLRFAVQEQQLGTAHAVLAAKRALRGYRGPVLILSGDTPLLRAETLEAVVSAGRRARAAVSLATMTLEVPRGYGRVVRDARGRPARIVEEKDATEAERAVREVNAGLYCVDAELLWKKLAKVGTANAQREFYLTDLVPMAAQAGGVAGVEVPAEEASGVNDRVELSRANRVMVGRLAEAFMRAGVTIEDPARFDCDEGVEIGADAVIEPNVRLRGRTRVGARTRVGVGAVITDGVLADGVTVNPYTVISEAQVAEGAILGPFSRLRPGADIGPEAHVGNFVEVKKSRLGKGAKANHLAYLGDAEIGAGANIGAGTITCNYDGERKNPTRIGEGAFIGSDSILVAPIEIGAGAYVAAGSTLTDPVPAGALALGRARQVTKEGWVAQRQAEKQMKGTATGPASARKGRPAARRAS
- a CDS encoding cache domain-containing protein; this translates as MKAISIKTKLVLAIVAALAVVALAVAAVVRGAAERNVRLVGAEAIRAAGGTFAAMQRADVEKLDATLSVLAANPAFAEAFAARDRERLLALAAPVFAGLRAQHDITHWYFVDPARTCFLRVHKPEQHGDMVGRATLAQAVESGARGAGMELGQTAFALRVVRPLAHAGAALGYVELGEEVDHFLGRMSAQTGDAYALVVEKKFLDRAAWAATREGRRDPWDDQPATVVVDATADDPALTAFQGDLAEVPDEGQLVDELERGGRTFARGLVPVRDAAGRRVGALFVLHDITDVHATFMRARTRVFAVICAMALLLAGVLVLLLQRLVFGRLGRMISTMEDLSARLAGGDHDVTAPPPGPPDEIGRFEDFFGRFLAVVGGQLKELTRRRTG
- the thpR gene encoding RNA 2',3'-cyclic phosphodiesterase, which codes for MVTRRLFVALEPADAVRRRIGAASDALRAAAGRAAGDVRWVAPDGVHLTLQFLGAVPEERVEAVRAAVEAAAAGARPMALEVSGAGGFPNARRPRVVWLGLGGDVAALSALVADLGARLAPLGFAPESRPFSPHLTLGRARDPRGAPGLGGALAAQAHADGFGWRATELVLFESHLSPRGARYEAVLRAPLGGG
- the glmS gene encoding glutamine--fructose-6-phosphate transaminase (isomerizing) — protein: MCGIVGYVGPRQCVDLIVGGLRKLEYRGYDSAGVAVVGPNGLAVKRAKGKLQNLVALLADAPLAGTTGIGHTRWATHGKPSDENAHPHCYGGVAVVHNGIIENHLELKAALAARGHKFSSETDTEIFAHLIADALAAGARDLRAAVGQALAQVKGTYAIAVVSQQRPEEIVAAKNASPLVVGYGKGESFLASDVPAILEHTREVVYLEEGELAVLTPAGIALYGRDGEPLARKPRKIEWSAVAAEKDGHKHFMHKEIFEQPRAVADTIRGRASLEQGDVALDGMELPADYARSLERIVIVACGTSWHAGLSGRQMIESLARVPVEVELASEFRNRDPLVDERVLCLAISQSGETADTLAAVKIARARGARAYAICNVVGSAISRECDGGTLFTRAGPEIGVASTKAFTTQLAALFLMAVRLGRLRGTLSPERARELLEDLRRVPSWMEQMIRQEAQLMPIAKRCAAARDVLFLGRGSEYPVALEGALKLKEISYIHAEGYAAGEMKHGPIALIDEELPVVVLATREPAYEKTLGNMEEVRARGGQVFAVVTEGDTHAASLAEVAITVPPAPPVLVPLLSIIPLQFLAYHVADLKGTDVDQPRNLAKSVTVE